One part of the Actinotignum schaalii genome encodes these proteins:
- a CDS encoding phosphotriesterase family protein: MSYARTIKGDVAPETLGVVNAHDHLIRTGAGEVYIDPDHLLADVDKAVEEGTYFAEASLKWSPHGGTVVDMCPANSGRDLEKLLEVNNRVPNLQVIACTGFHREKVYLETRSHWVSRYTVNQIADLLIKDITEGIDRFDYSGPIVERTKMKAGCIKVATSYGMITDFEYKCMRACAIASIETGAPINTHTTYGTCGIEQARELIKLGVPADQIAIGHIQRNADVWYLKQILDTGAWLEIDGTHRIKYQPDSNRIMELRELGKLGYGKRIILGTDSGKASYQKAYGSVTGVDFNPAVDGPRMLDEGFDRAYVEDLLMYNAQRFFTMRKDS, from the coding sequence ATGAGTTACGCACGCACAATCAAAGGTGATGTGGCACCGGAGACCCTCGGGGTTGTTAATGCGCATGACCACTTGATTCGTACGGGAGCCGGGGAAGTATACATTGACCCCGATCATTTGCTGGCGGATGTGGACAAGGCCGTAGAAGAAGGAACGTACTTTGCCGAGGCTTCGCTGAAGTGGAGTCCTCACGGCGGCACGGTTGTGGACATGTGTCCGGCTAACTCGGGCCGTGACCTGGAGAAGTTGCTGGAAGTTAATAACCGAGTGCCGAATCTGCAGGTGATTGCCTGTACCGGTTTCCACCGCGAAAAGGTCTACCTCGAGACCCGCTCCCACTGGGTCAGCCGCTACACGGTCAACCAGATTGCCGACCTGCTGATTAAAGACATCACAGAAGGTATTGACCGCTTCGACTACTCCGGGCCTATCGTGGAGCGCACCAAAATGAAGGCCGGATGCATCAAAGTCGCGACTTCCTACGGCATGATTACCGATTTCGAATACAAGTGCATGCGGGCCTGCGCTATTGCCTCCATCGAGACAGGCGCACCGATTAATACCCACACCACGTACGGCACCTGCGGGATTGAACAGGCGCGGGAGCTCATTAAGCTCGGCGTGCCGGCGGACCAGATTGCCATCGGCCACATCCAGCGCAATGCCGATGTGTGGTATTTGAAGCAAATCCTCGACACCGGAGCCTGGCTGGAGATTGACGGCACTCACCGAATCAAGTACCAACCGGATTCCAACCGCATCATGGAGCTGCGCGAACTTGGAAAACTGGGATACGGCAAGCGGATTATCCTGGGAACCGACTCGGGTAAGGCCTCCTATCAGAAAGCCTACGGTTCCGTGACGGGGGTTGACTTCAATCCTGCCGTAGATGGGCCTCGGATGCTCGACGAAGGTTTTGACCGCGCTTACGTGGAAGACCTGCTGATGTACAACGCGCAGCGCTTCTTCACCATGCGTAAGGACAGCTAA
- a CDS encoding 3-dehydro-L-gulonate-6-phosphate decarboxylase: MRPQLQIALDTLTMEDALAPLQKAHSQIDIIECGTILIINEGLRAVREIRALFPEKPILADVRIAEAGSLIARNCFEAGASWVSCVAGASLTTIEQVVKVAEGFHGEVQVELAEEHYTLEKARKWADIGVKHAIVKRSRDLEAAGKLTWGPHDFERIEQLKELGFTVTITGGMSVADLDVFSGQHPDIIIAGRTITQAEDPLAAATALQTKIRQVWNA, translated from the coding sequence ATGCGGCCACAACTGCAAATTGCCCTCGATACCTTAACTATGGAAGACGCGCTGGCGCCCCTGCAAAAAGCGCACTCCCAGATTGACATTATCGAGTGTGGCACCATCCTGATTATCAATGAAGGCCTACGGGCAGTGCGAGAAATCCGCGCCCTGTTTCCCGAAAAACCGATTCTGGCCGATGTGCGCATCGCGGAAGCCGGTTCCCTCATTGCCCGGAATTGCTTCGAGGCGGGAGCGTCGTGGGTGTCCTGCGTGGCGGGTGCATCGCTAACCACTATTGAACAGGTGGTCAAGGTAGCCGAAGGTTTCCACGGCGAGGTGCAAGTGGAACTGGCGGAGGAACACTACACCCTGGAAAAAGCCCGGAAATGGGCGGATATTGGGGTGAAACACGCCATCGTGAAGCGCTCGCGTGACCTGGAAGCCGCGGGGAAACTCACCTGGGGACCTCATGACTTCGAACGCATCGAGCAGTTGAAGGAACTCGGGTTCACGGTGACCATCACCGGAGGGATGAGCGTGGCTGACCTCGACGTATTCTCGGGCCAACACCCGGATATCATCATCGCAGGTCGAACCATCACCCAGGCCGAAGATCCCCTGGCGGCCGCCACCGCCCTGCAAACCAAGATAAGGCAGGTGTGGAACGCGTGA
- a CDS encoding L-ribulose-5-phosphate 3-epimerase encodes MTQRKESTVTLGIYEKALPSTDDWDVFFRNAREAGFSFVDLSIDESAERMERLGWDYRQRQKVREAARQAHIRLGGICLSAHRAVMPGSQDPQMRQRALDLYRKAIDFCVDMGIPVVQVAGYYAYYEPHDPDAAQRYLETLALALPYAEQRGIILAIENVDGNDLAAIPDVVEVLEQLPSPWLRIYPDIGNIAEHGGDATSELAAGEGRMVALHVKDVLPGQPRRIPLGEGCVDFPAAFRELARQNWSGRIMLEMWNDDAPDSIAKCIAAREYLEVLLRQSNIIVVPPERT; translated from the coding sequence GTGACGCAGCGAAAAGAATCCACTGTCACCCTGGGAATCTACGAAAAAGCTTTGCCCAGCACCGATGACTGGGATGTATTTTTCCGCAACGCCAGGGAAGCTGGGTTTTCCTTCGTGGATCTTTCCATCGATGAAAGCGCCGAGCGTATGGAGCGCCTCGGCTGGGATTACCGGCAACGGCAGAAAGTGCGGGAAGCCGCAAGGCAGGCCCACATCCGTTTAGGGGGCATCTGTCTTTCGGCGCATCGGGCAGTTATGCCCGGTTCACAAGATCCGCAGATGCGCCAGCGAGCCCTTGATCTGTACCGGAAAGCGATTGATTTCTGTGTGGACATGGGTATTCCGGTCGTGCAAGTGGCGGGTTACTACGCCTACTACGAGCCCCACGACCCCGATGCGGCGCAACGCTACCTGGAAACTCTTGCCCTCGCCTTACCCTACGCGGAACAACGCGGCATTATCCTCGCTATCGAAAATGTGGATGGGAACGACCTCGCAGCTATACCTGACGTGGTCGAAGTTCTCGAACAGCTGCCCTCGCCCTGGCTGCGCATCTACCCCGATATCGGCAACATTGCCGAACACGGCGGGGATGCAACTAGCGAATTGGCAGCGGGGGAGGGCCGTATGGTCGCTTTGCACGTCAAAGACGTACTTCCCGGACAACCTCGACGGATACCGCTGGGCGAGGGATGCGTCGATTTTCCGGCAGCTTTCCGAGAACTCGCGCGTCAGAACTGGAGTGGCAGAATCATGCTCGAAATGTGGAACGACGACGCTCCGGACTCAATCGCGAAGTGCATCGCCGCACGCGAATATCTTGAGGTGCTCCTGAGGCAATCAAACATTATCGTCGTTCCCCCAGAAAGGACGTAA
- a CDS encoding L-ribulose-5-phosphate 4-epimerase produces the protein MLEQLREEVCAGNLELPRHGLVAWTGGNLSAIDEETGYIVIKPSGMRYEDMTPKDMVVVAPDGRVVEGEHGPSSDTSSHLYIYQHKKDVKSVIHTHSRYATAFAAVGKPIPCCLTAIADEFGGPIPCGGYARIGSDEIGAEVIRSIGDSPAILMKQHGVFTIGSSIAKALQAAVMVEDVARTVAIATGLGQIEDLPAEEVLANHDRYQNRYGTMNASLGVRQ, from the coding sequence ATGCTCGAGCAATTACGCGAAGAAGTGTGTGCCGGCAACTTAGAACTACCACGTCACGGATTGGTTGCCTGGACAGGCGGGAACCTTTCCGCAATTGACGAGGAGACCGGCTACATCGTCATTAAACCCTCGGGGATGCGCTACGAGGACATGACGCCTAAAGACATGGTGGTCGTGGCTCCCGACGGTCGGGTAGTGGAAGGGGAACACGGACCGTCCTCGGATACCAGTTCGCATCTCTATATCTACCAACACAAAAAGGATGTCAAATCGGTCATTCATACGCATTCCCGCTACGCCACCGCATTTGCGGCGGTAGGGAAACCTATTCCCTGCTGCTTGACAGCCATCGCGGATGAATTCGGCGGCCCTATTCCTTGTGGAGGGTATGCCAGAATCGGCAGCGATGAAATCGGAGCGGAGGTCATCCGTTCCATCGGGGATTCCCCTGCCATATTGATGAAGCAGCATGGCGTGTTCACTATTGGTTCGTCTATTGCCAAGGCGCTACAAGCTGCTGTGATGGTAGAGGATGTGGCTCGCACCGTCGCGATCGCCACCGGCCTCGGGCAGATTGAGGATCTGCCAGCCGAGGAAGTATTAGCCAATCATGATCGTTACCAAAACCGGTACGGCACTATGAATGCAAGTTTAGGAGTTCGACAATGA
- a CDS encoding sugar kinase yields the protein MKYELTTIGEGQIRLTCPKGEHLVSSRGLKMTAACSEANVAGLLAQLGKKTAWCTVLPESGLSERVLSEFRSAGIDLSNVVMRKEGRVALYFLEPGEMPLPGKVTYDRLHTPFRDIDIDDVNWDDMLDTKMVFVTGITAALTEKTAQVLTYFVDQAHERKIKVALDVNYRSLLWDGAQARKVLEPIARKSSIVFCSRRDAGSVFGLKGSGPQVCHDLREFLEVPVVVSTDQLDGTYSSTAQGEKVYDVERVPVMDRPGAGDSFVGGTLYGYLNGDLDAGVRIGMRTAKIALTHHGDLTRISHGELETADNSDILR from the coding sequence ATGAAGTACGAATTAACCACCATTGGTGAAGGTCAGATTCGGCTGACCTGCCCCAAAGGAGAACACCTCGTTTCCTCTCGGGGATTGAAGATGACTGCCGCGTGTTCCGAAGCGAATGTCGCCGGATTACTGGCCCAGCTGGGTAAGAAAACGGCCTGGTGTACGGTATTGCCCGAAAGCGGCCTCTCTGAAAGAGTTCTCTCGGAATTCCGTTCGGCCGGGATTGACCTGTCTAACGTAGTGATGCGGAAAGAAGGACGGGTGGCACTCTATTTCCTTGAGCCGGGAGAGATGCCGCTACCCGGTAAGGTCACCTATGACCGTTTACATACCCCATTTCGGGACATTGACATCGACGATGTCAACTGGGATGACATGCTAGATACCAAGATGGTGTTCGTCACCGGTATCACTGCTGCTTTGACGGAAAAAACCGCTCAGGTGTTGACCTACTTCGTTGATCAGGCCCATGAGCGGAAAATCAAAGTAGCGCTTGATGTCAACTACAGATCCCTCCTCTGGGACGGTGCCCAGGCGCGTAAAGTGCTAGAACCGATTGCCCGGAAGTCTTCCATTGTGTTCTGTTCCCGCAGGGATGCTGGCTCGGTTTTCGGGCTCAAGGGTAGCGGCCCGCAAGTTTGCCATGACCTGCGGGAATTCCTCGAGGTTCCGGTGGTTGTTTCCACGGATCAACTGGATGGTACTTATTCGTCTACCGCCCAGGGCGAGAAGGTCTACGACGTGGAACGTGTCCCCGTGATGGATCGCCCCGGGGCCGGAGATTCCTTCGTAGGCGGTACCTTGTATGGCTATTTGAATGGCGATCTCGATGCCGGGGTACGGATTGGGATGCGAACCGCGAAGATCGCGCTGACACATCACGGTGACTTGACTCGTATCAGTCACGGAGAACTGGAAACTGCCGATAACTCTGACATCTTGCGCTAG
- a CDS encoding MFS transporter: MSSSVTAMQQVDSRPLTRNQRSLIGMTVVGNISEFFDLFLIGFVIALLMKTPGWELTGMQAGIIGAASGVGTVVGAIMWGRLADSFGRKTAFISCIVVLVVFTALCLTITPGQWLLLALYRVGVCIGVGGLNITSIPYVQEFVPAKQRGLLSGLTSVFIPLGIFLGSLATKFLGEPLGWKGLIALGCVPVVLVVWAFFVPESPRYLVSRGRVDDARKAYAWALQIPVEEVGELPVYEQKQAASYGVIFTKYPKALAIVTLGSFCFILGSFTIQSWGQAILGESFKFDISTVVYMFMGVSLADLLGRLGSAWISDRIGRRKTMLIWGVLGGIGCLIAAFASQMGGYSAGIIFFIGILIAMAFGDGAFGILNAFGAEQFPNEARSTGLGLGYGIGATAKIFGPYMVGAMIGGGKPTPEVVLVPFVIFAVLLFIGAGIYMFAKETKALQLEEV; encoded by the coding sequence ATGAGTAGCTCTGTAACTGCAATGCAGCAAGTTGACTCCCGTCCGCTCACCCGCAACCAGCGCAGTTTAATTGGCATGACCGTGGTGGGTAACATCTCGGAGTTCTTCGATTTGTTCCTCATTGGTTTCGTCATCGCCCTGTTGATGAAAACTCCAGGCTGGGAACTCACCGGAATGCAAGCCGGCATCATCGGAGCGGCTTCCGGCGTGGGTACCGTAGTCGGAGCGATTATGTGGGGCCGCCTCGCCGATAGCTTCGGACGTAAAACCGCTTTCATTAGTTGCATCGTGGTTTTGGTGGTATTCACTGCCCTGTGTCTGACCATCACGCCCGGTCAATGGCTGTTACTGGCTCTCTACCGCGTTGGGGTGTGCATCGGGGTTGGGGGTCTCAACATCACTTCTATCCCCTATGTCCAGGAATTCGTTCCCGCGAAACAGCGTGGCTTACTCTCTGGTCTGACCTCGGTTTTCATTCCTCTAGGTATTTTCTTAGGTTCCTTGGCTACCAAGTTCCTCGGTGAACCCTTGGGATGGAAAGGACTCATTGCTCTGGGTTGCGTACCCGTTGTTCTCGTGGTGTGGGCCTTCTTCGTTCCGGAGTCGCCGCGCTACCTGGTGTCGCGCGGTCGCGTGGATGATGCCCGCAAGGCCTATGCCTGGGCACTCCAGATTCCCGTTGAAGAAGTGGGTGAACTGCCTGTTTATGAACAAAAGCAAGCGGCATCTTACGGAGTTATTTTCACCAAGTACCCCAAAGCGTTGGCGATTGTTACCCTCGGCTCCTTCTGCTTCATCTTAGGTTCCTTCACCATTCAATCCTGGGGACAGGCCATCCTCGGCGAATCCTTCAAGTTCGATATCTCCACGGTGGTCTACATGTTCATGGGTGTTTCCCTGGCAGATCTGCTCGGGCGCTTGGGTTCGGCGTGGATTTCTGATCGCATCGGGCGGCGCAAGACCATGCTGATTTGGGGCGTCCTCGGCGGTATCGGCTGTCTGATTGCGGCCTTTGCTAGCCAAATGGGTGGCTATTCCGCCGGGATTATCTTCTTCATTGGCATCCTCATTGCTATGGCCTTTGGCGATGGCGCCTTCGGTATCTTGAACGCCTTCGGTGCCGAGCAGTTCCCCAACGAGGCTCGCTCCACTGGGCTCGGCCTGGGGTATGGGATTGGTGCCACGGCGAAGATATTTGGTCCCTACATGGTGGGCGCGATGATCGGAGGAGGTAAACCGACCCCGGAAGTGGTTCTGGTGCCCTTCGTTATCTTCGCGGTATTGCTCTTCATCGGTGCGGGCATCTATATGTTCGCGAAAGAAACCAAGGCTTTGCAATTAGAAGAAGTCTAG
- a CDS encoding iron ABC transporter ATP-binding protein, translating into MIRMEGTRRDYSSEVRIGPVTLDIPHGGVTALVGPNGAGKSTLLTMIGRLMRMDAGAIAVAGLDVTTTKSADLAKILAILRQENHFVTRLTVRQLVGFGRFPYSNGRLTAEDEKIISRYIDFLGLTELEGRYLDELSGGQRQRAYVAMVLTQETDCVLLDEPLNNLDISHSVQMMRHLRQAADELHRTIVLVIHDINFAARYSDRIIAMREGVVMDAGTPADIMTPERLSAIFDAEIDVIPGPCGPVAIY; encoded by the coding sequence ATGATCCGTATGGAAGGGACGCGCCGCGATTACAGTTCGGAGGTGCGGATCGGCCCGGTCACCTTGGATATTCCGCACGGCGGGGTGACGGCCCTGGTGGGTCCGAATGGCGCGGGAAAGTCCACGCTGCTCACGATGATCGGGCGGCTTATGCGTATGGACGCGGGCGCGATTGCGGTGGCGGGTCTTGATGTGACGACGACGAAATCCGCCGATCTTGCCAAGATTCTCGCGATTCTGCGCCAGGAAAATCACTTCGTTACCCGCCTGACGGTGCGTCAGTTGGTCGGCTTCGGGCGCTTCCCGTATTCGAATGGGCGCCTGACCGCCGAGGATGAAAAGATCATTTCCCGCTACATTGATTTCTTGGGGCTGACCGAGCTGGAAGGGCGCTACCTGGATGAGCTATCCGGTGGGCAGCGCCAGCGCGCCTACGTGGCGATGGTCCTCACTCAGGAAACCGATTGCGTGCTGCTGGACGAGCCGCTCAATAACCTGGATATTTCGCATTCGGTGCAGATGATGCGCCACCTGCGCCAGGCCGCGGACGAGCTCCACCGCACCATCGTGCTGGTTATCCACGATATTAATTTCGCGGCACGCTACTCGGATCGCATTATTGCCATGCGCGAGGGCGTGGTCATGGACGCCGGCACCCCGGCCGATATTATGACCCCGGAACGCCTCTCCGCGATTTTCGACGCGGAGATCGACGTGATCCCCGGCCCCTGCGGCCCGGTCGCTATTTATTAA
- a CDS encoding iron chelate uptake ABC transporter family permease subunit, producing the protein MSVVVPQSPETPRDRGTAATGTASRTAATGAASRGTATNSTAPSNTAPRHAGAFATPRARRRYWLLLIGIALLGVAFTALYFVWNIPVTVGSEGFWIITRMRAEAVFSILLVAFCQSLATLAFQTVTTNRILTPSIMGFESLYSVIHTSTIFFFGVAGFVAFTGVRAFLIQVAIMVACALALYGWLLRGKLGSLHIMLLIGIIIGTGLGSLSAFMQRMLTPSEFDVLSARMFGTIANARSDVFVAALPLALGAGLALLLISRSLNAIALGRDVAVSLGVNHLRMLLISLTLIAVLVSVSTALVGPMTFFGFLVATLTYQAADTYDHRFLFPMAAVIGYAVLMGGFFVMKNIFSAEGVVSIIIELVGGLTFLVVVLRKGRL; encoded by the coding sequence ATGAGCGTCGTCGTACCACAATCTCCCGAAACGCCGCGCGACCGCGGCACTGCCGCAACCGGCACCGCAAGCCGCACTGCCGCAACCGGCGCCGCAAGCCGCGGCACCGCAACGAACAGCACCGCGCCGAGCAACACCGCACCCCGCCACGCGGGTGCCTTCGCGACCCCGCGGGCGCGGCGGCGCTACTGGCTGCTGCTCATCGGCATCGCGCTGCTCGGCGTGGCTTTCACCGCGCTCTATTTTGTGTGGAATATTCCGGTGACGGTGGGAAGCGAGGGCTTCTGGATTATTACCCGGATGCGAGCCGAAGCGGTGTTTTCGATTCTGCTGGTGGCCTTTTGCCAGTCGCTGGCCACCCTTGCGTTCCAGACGGTGACCACCAACCGGATTCTCACGCCGTCGATTATGGGGTTCGAGTCGCTGTATTCGGTGATTCACACCTCCACAATTTTCTTCTTCGGGGTGGCCGGGTTCGTGGCCTTTACCGGGGTGCGGGCCTTCCTCATCCAGGTGGCGATTATGGTGGCGTGCGCGCTGGCACTGTACGGCTGGCTGCTACGCGGTAAGCTCGGGAGCCTGCATATTATGCTGCTGATCGGCATTATTATCGGTACCGGCTTGGGCTCGCTGTCCGCGTTTATGCAGCGCATGCTCACCCCCTCCGAATTCGATGTGCTGTCCGCGCGCATGTTCGGCACCATCGCGAATGCGCGCTCGGATGTGTTCGTGGCGGCGCTGCCGCTGGCGCTCGGGGCCGGGCTCGCGCTCCTCCTTATTTCCCGCTCCCTCAACGCGATTGCGCTGGGGCGGGATGTGGCGGTGTCACTGGGCGTCAATCACCTGCGGATGCTGCTTATTTCGCTCACGCTTATCGCGGTGCTGGTCTCGGTGTCCACGGCGCTGGTGGGGCCGATGACCTTCTTCGGTTTCCTCGTGGCGACCCTCACCTACCAGGCGGCGGATACCTACGATCACCGTTTCCTCTTCCCCATGGCCGCCGTGATTGGTTACGCGGTGCTCATGGGTGGCTTCTTCGTGATGAAAAATATTTTCTCGGCGGAGGGTGTGGTCTCCATCATTATTGAGCTGGTGGGCGGCCTGACGTTCCTCGTCGTCGTATTGAGAAAGGGGCGGTTGTAA
- a CDS encoding ABC transporter permease: MTTPPQSSLSSRRPTASRLLRALPLTLGIIILAGLVYLSMTTGTYNIAEHEGGEFMYFATRIPRTASLVLAGAAMAMCGLVMQLLTQNKFVEPTTTGTTEWAGLGLLVVMFLVPHTSLIEQMLAAILFAFIGTIIFFLVLRRVTLRSSVIVPIVGIMLGAVVSAISTFFALKTDTLQTLGVWFQGSFANVVAGRYEPLWIVLIATVLIFILADRLTVAGLGEDVATGLGVNYNLIVLLGTGVIALTTGVVTVVIGRIPFLGLIVPNIISLLRGDDLRSNLPWVCVFGAGILTVCDLVSRTLIAPFEIPVSLILGTLGAAVFIFLILRQRRRLS; the protein is encoded by the coding sequence ATGACAACACCACCGCAGAGTTCTCTTTCCTCACGCAGACCTACCGCGAGCAGGCTGCTGCGCGCCCTGCCCCTGACCCTCGGCATTATTATCCTGGCCGGCCTGGTCTACCTATCCATGACCACCGGCACCTACAATATCGCCGAACACGAAGGTGGCGAATTCATGTACTTCGCCACCCGCATTCCCCGCACCGCTTCCCTGGTACTGGCCGGCGCCGCCATGGCCATGTGCGGGCTCGTCATGCAGCTGCTGACCCAGAATAAATTCGTGGAACCCACCACCACGGGCACCACCGAATGGGCCGGCCTCGGGCTGCTCGTCGTGATGTTCCTGGTTCCGCACACCTCGCTTATTGAGCAGATGCTGGCCGCCATCCTTTTCGCTTTTATCGGCACCATTATTTTCTTCCTGGTGCTGCGCCGGGTCACGCTGCGCTCCTCGGTGATTGTGCCGATTGTGGGAATTATGCTCGGCGCGGTGGTGAGCGCCATTTCCACCTTCTTCGCCCTCAAAACTGACACCCTGCAAACCCTGGGGGTCTGGTTCCAGGGCAGTTTCGCAAATGTGGTGGCCGGGCGCTACGAACCGCTGTGGATTGTTCTTATTGCCACGGTGCTTATCTTCATCCTGGCCGACCGCCTCACGGTGGCGGGCCTGGGTGAAGACGTGGCCACCGGCCTGGGCGTGAATTACAACCTCATCGTGTTGCTCGGCACCGGGGTGATCGCCCTGACTACCGGCGTGGTCACCGTGGTGATCGGCCGCATTCCCTTCCTCGGGCTCATCGTCCCCAATATTATTTCGCTGCTGCGCGGGGACGATCTGCGCTCCAACCTCCCCTGGGTATGCGTTTTCGGAGCCGGGATCCTCACGGTCTGCGACCTGGTATCCCGCACCCTCATCGCCCCCTTTGAAATCCCAGTGTCACTGATCCTCGGCACCCTGGGAGCGGCCGTGTTCATCTTCCTTATTCTGCGGCAGCGCCGGAGGCTCTCATGA
- a CDS encoding siderophore ABC transporter substrate-binding protein, whose product MKKTVRGFFALVAAGTLALGACSNDSAKDTSSPSAAASEPAAEATSEAPSSVSITDSHGTQEVPVNPERVVSLDNRTFETLHEWGVKLLAAPKDVMPKEDPYVKDDSVADIGNHREPNFEVITAANPDLVIVGQRFAQHYDKIKAAAPNAAIIDLNIKLPKEEQDADANKSGELLMDGMKKDVEDLGKIFGKEKEAAKLNADLDAAIAAARDAYPAGQKVLSINTNGGKMGYLAPGVGRTLGPLYPLLNLTPAFDLGEGTSNHKGDEVSDEALAQANPEWILIMDRDAGVGEGNEAHGADLVTNSPAMANVPAVQKKQILTMPADTYVNESPQTYIEFLNDLAKAFKAAK is encoded by the coding sequence ATGAAGAAGACAGTTCGCGGCTTTTTCGCGCTTGTGGCTGCCGGCACCCTCGCTCTGGGTGCTTGCTCCAATGACTCGGCCAAGGATACCTCCTCCCCTTCGGCCGCCGCTTCGGAACCCGCCGCTGAGGCCACTTCGGAGGCCCCCAGCAGCGTTTCGATTACGGATTCGCACGGCACCCAGGAAGTTCCGGTCAATCCGGAGCGCGTGGTTTCCCTGGATAACCGCACTTTCGAAACCCTGCATGAGTGGGGCGTCAAGCTCCTCGCGGCTCCCAAGGATGTGATGCCGAAGGAAGATCCGTACGTCAAGGATGACTCGGTCGCGGATATCGGCAACCACCGCGAACCGAATTTTGAGGTGATTACCGCGGCCAACCCCGATCTGGTTATCGTGGGCCAGCGCTTCGCCCAGCACTATGACAAGATCAAGGCTGCCGCTCCGAACGCCGCGATTATCGACTTGAATATTAAGCTGCCCAAGGAAGAACAGGATGCGGATGCCAATAAGTCCGGCGAACTCCTCATGGACGGCATGAAGAAGGACGTTGAGGATCTGGGCAAGATCTTCGGCAAGGAAAAGGAAGCCGCCAAGCTTAACGCGGATCTGGATGCCGCGATCGCCGCCGCGCGCGATGCTTACCCGGCCGGCCAGAAGGTGCTGTCCATCAACACCAACGGTGGCAAGATGGGTTACCTCGCCCCGGGTGTGGGCCGTACCCTCGGCCCGCTCTACCCGCTCCTCAACCTCACCCCGGCCTTCGATCTGGGTGAAGGAACCTCGAACCACAAGGGTGACGAAGTTTCCGACGAAGCCCTGGCGCAGGCCAACCCCGAATGGATCCTCATTATGGACCGCGATGCCGGTGTGGGCGAAGGCAACGAAGCCCACGGTGCCGATCTGGTAACCAACTCCCCCGCCATGGCCAATGTGCCGGCGGTGCAGAAGAAGCAGATCCTGACCATGCCCGCGGATACCTACGTCAACGAAAGTCCGCAAACCTACATCGAATTCCTCAACGACCTGGCCAAGGCCTTCAAGGCCGCCAAGTAA